In the genome of Chloroflexota bacterium, the window TGATGATGGTGCCGGGCGTCTTGACCTTAGCTCCGCGCTTCATCCTGGTTCGCAACCTGGGATTGCTGAACCATCCACTTGCCCTTATCCTCCCCTGGATCGCTGGTGGACAGGTATTAAGCACTTGGCTGATGCGCACCTACTTCCAATCGATCCCCGCTGAGCTCTTCGAGGCCGCGCGCATTGACGGCGCATCGGATCTGCATGTCTTCCGATTGGTGGCTGTGCCTCTCGCCCGGCCGATGCTCGCCACGATCGCCATCAGCACGCTCATCGGCACCTGGAACGATCTCATCTGGCCTTTGGTGACGATCTCGGATCGTCGCTGGATGCCTTTGGCCCAGGGCTTGGTGCAGTTCTCCTCCAGCTTCGAAACGGAATGGGGCCCCCTCTTTGCGGGCTATGTGATCGCCTCTCTGCCCCTGTTGGTGGTCTTCATCTTCACCGCCAGGTACTTTGTGGCAGGACTTACCTCGGGCGCGATTAAGGCCTAAACGACCCGGCGATCATCGCCGATGGGTCGGCTGGATCTATGAACCGGCGTGGATAGAGCGCTGATCGGTTTCTCGGGTTCCGACGGACGGACCCCAACTAGGGCAGGGGATACGAACGGGCAGCCGGATGAACGTCTCTCCGTGTGTACTCTCATCTCCTGTGAGCTTCTTACTCCTGATCCCCTCTGGCAATCGCGAGTTTCCCGGTGACGCTTCGCAAGGAAAGGGCGCGTGGATTGGAGGAGTTTCTGGTATACTACCCCGTAGGGATGCTCCCGAGTGGGACCTATTCGCATCAACTGAACAGCATGGGTGAGGCCCCCGCCTGTCGCTTTTTCCCTCCACGGGCGGGTCGCACCTGAAAGGGGAGGTGCGGAGGGGCTTCCCCCGTGACGAGGAGAACACCATGATGATCATCGATGCTGACTGCCATATCTCGTCCTGGAAGTTCGACGACCTGGCCATTACCGCTGACGAGTTGATCGAGCGGATGGATCGAGCTGGTGTGGACAAGGCGTTGGTTTGGCTCAAACCTCCCTACCATAAGGACATTGCACCGGAGAACCGTGCCGTGTACGAGGCAACCCAGCGATATCCGGAGAGGCTTCTCGGGTTCGGGTGGGCCAATCCTCACCTGGGCAGGGAGGCCACGCTGGCTACGATCAAACGCTGCTTTGAGGAGTATGGGTTCTACGGCATCAAGTTCAACGGCGCTCAGGACGGGTACGTGATCGACAGCGACTTCGCCATGCCGTACATCGAGGCGGCCGCCCGGTACGGCAAGCCCATCGCCTTCCATATCGGGGCTGACTTTTACGAGAACACGCATCCCTACCGACTGGGGCGCATCGCGGCTCGATTCCCCGAGACCCCGTTCCTGATGGTGCACATGGGCGGCGCGGCCCTGCCTCCCTTGGACCGGTCTGCCATCGAGGTAGCGCAACAGCACCCCAACATCACGCTCATCGGCAGCGCCGTCCCCGACCAATCCATCCTGCGGGCGATCCGGACGCTGGGCCCGGAGCGGGTGTGCTTTGGCAGTGACACGCCATTCCGGCTCATGCATGCGCAGCTGGCCATGTATCGGGCGTTGCTGGAGGAATTCGATGTGGAGGCCCAGGCCGCGGTTCTGGGAGGGAACCTGGCGCGGGTACTAGGGGTGAGATCGCAGCCATGAGGTACATGCTCATGGAGGGAGGTGGCGGCGTGCTGGTCCCTTTGGATCTGCGCAAAGCCCTCGTTGTTTCAGTCCCTTAGAGTGTTCTGAGAAATGCCGCTGCTTCTGCCGTGGGGAGCCCCGGAGGGGCAAAGTCCCTCCGGAAAGAGCCCTTCTTCTGCCTTCAACCCGCCTGGCCTCGGCCTGGGCCCTTCGGAAAGGGCCGAGAAAGGCGGGTGCAGGCCGGAAAAGTGATGTTTTCCGTGGAGGGGATCTCCTCTCCACACCACCCCCTGTGGAGTTGGTGGTTGAGGGAGACCCCTTAGACACCTTGCTGGTAAATTTTCAGACACGCTTTAGGGGAACCGGTATAATGGGGGCATTCTACCGCGTCGCATCGGAGTCCCTCAGTCAGATCCTGTTGAGAGGAAAGCGCATGGAGATATGGGGAGAGAACCGTTTCTATTGGATGTATCGGGGGCGTCCCGTCCTGCTCCTGGGTGGGTCTGATGAGGACAACTTGTTCAACCATCCCGGGCTCTGGCACAATCTGGACACACTCCGGCAGTGTGGCGGCAATTACGTCCGATGTACCCTGTCCAGCCGCGATGAAGGGAACGTCTGGCCCTATGCCAAGGTGGGGGACAAGTACGACTTGAACCAATTCAACCCCGAGTTCTGGTCCCGCTTCGAGCGGTTCCTGGACCTGACCCATGAGCGCGACATCATCGTGCAGATCGAATTCTGGGCCACGTTCGACTTCTATCGAGAGGAGTGGCTTCGCAATCCCTTCAACCCGGCGCTGAACGTGAACTATACCACGGAGACGACGCGGCTGGTCCCCGAATGGGATCACCATCCGGCGCAGAGGGTGCAGCCGTTTTTCTATTCCCCGCCCGCGCTGAACAACGACCGGGTGTTGCTCGGCTACCAGCAGGCCTTCGTCCGACGCGTGCTGGATGCCACGCTGTCATACGATCACGTGCTGTACTGCCTGGACAACGAGACCTCGGCGCCGCCCGAGTGGGCCTGGTATTGGGGGGCGTTCATCCGTGATGAGGTGAAGCGGCGAGGCGGGCGGATCCACCTCACGGAGATGTGGGATGCCTGGGACCTGCGCGACGGGCAGCATCGGGCTACCTATGAGCGGCCCGACCTCTTCTCCTTCGTGGATATCTCGCAGAACAACTGGCAGGCCGGGCAGACGCACTATGATCGCATCCTGTGGATGCGGGATCAGCTGATTCGGTCGGAGGCGGGGCCTCGGCCGATGAACAACGTGAAGGTATACGGCCGGCCGCGACCTCGCGTGCCCGCCGATCTCTCGCTCTCCCTCGACCGCTGGTGGCAGAACATCTTCGGCGGCTGTGCCAGCACCCGGTTCCACCGACCGGACTCCGGCCTGGGCCTGGACGAGACGGCCCAGAGGATGATCCGGGCGGCACGCGCCTTCACGGACGCCTTCGATGTCTTCCGCTGTGCCCCTCGCCTGGACCTGCTGAGCGAGCGTGCGGATGGCGAGGCTTATTGCCTGGCCGATCCCGGGCGTGTCTATGCGCTCTACTTCCCCGCTGGGGGCGAGGTCGTGCTGCGCACGGAGGGCGGCCCTTTCACCCTTCGCTGGTTCGATATGGAGACAGCGTCGTTCGGCCGGCCGGAGCCCGTCGGCGCAGGCGATGTCCGCCTGCGCACGCCGGATGCGTCGCAGATCTGGCTGGCGCTGCTTCAGAAGGAGCTGTAGAGCCCTCACCAGAGACAAACGATTAAGGAGCAACCATCATGGCGCGAGACCACACGGATCGTCCTAACGTCATCGTCTTCTTCACGGATCAGCAGCGTTGGGATACCACCGGCGTTCACGGCAACCCGCTTGATTTGACCCCCAACTTCGATCGTATGGCGCGGGAGGGAACTCACGTCTATCATTCGTTTACGTGTCAGCCCGTGTGTGGCCCCGCTCGTGCCTCCCTTCAAACTGGTCTGTACGCCACCAATACCACCGTCTACCGCAACGGCATTCCCCTGCCGCCCGACCAGAAGACGCTCGCTCACTACTTCCGGGAGGCGGGATACGACACCGCGTACATCGGCAAGTGGCACCTGGCGTCCGGGGATCCGGTGCCCGAGCACGAGCGGGGAGGTTACGAGTACTGGCTCGGCGCCAACGTCCTCGAGTTCACCTCGGAGCCATATGATACGGTGGTTTACGATAACGAGAACCGGGCGGTGAAGCTGCCCGGCTATCGGGTAGACGCCCT includes:
- a CDS encoding carbohydrate ABC transporter permease translates to MTLAPRFILVRNLGLLNHPLALILPWIAGGQVLSTWLMRTYFQSIPAELFEAARIDGASDLHVFRLVAVPLARPMLATIAISTLIGTWNDLIWPLVTISDRRWMPLAQGLVQFSSSFETEWGPLFAGYVIASLPLLVVFIFTARYFVAGLTSGAIKA
- a CDS encoding amidohydrolase family protein; translated protein: MIIDADCHISSWKFDDLAITADELIERMDRAGVDKALVWLKPPYHKDIAPENRAVYEATQRYPERLLGFGWANPHLGREATLATIKRCFEEYGFYGIKFNGAQDGYVIDSDFAMPYIEAAARYGKPIAFHIGADFYENTHPYRLGRIAARFPETPFLMVHMGGAALPPLDRSAIEVAQQHPNITLIGSAVPDQSILRAIRTLGPERVCFGSDTPFRLMHAQLAMYRALLEEFDVEAQAAVLGGNLARVLGVRSQP